The Devosia sp. SD17-2 genome includes a region encoding these proteins:
- the rpmF gene encoding 50S ribosomal protein L32 produces MAVPKRKTSPMKRGFRRSADALANPTYVEDKDSGELRRPHHVDLKTGMYRGRQILAVKK; encoded by the coding sequence ATGGCAGTTCCAAAACGCAAGACCTCGCCGATGAAGCGCGGCTTCCGTCGCTCGGCTGACGCACTCGCGAACCCCACATATGTGGAAGACAAGGATTCGGGCGAACTGCGCCGTCCGCACCACGTCGATCTCAAGACCGGCATGTATCGCGGCCGTCAGATTCTTGCCGTCAAGAAGTAA